Proteins from a genomic interval of Rosa chinensis cultivar Old Blush chromosome 2, RchiOBHm-V2, whole genome shotgun sequence:
- the LOC112188365 gene encoding U3 small nucleolar ribonucleoprotein protein IMP3 produces MRKLKYHEKKLLKKVDFLSWKREGGHREATVMQRYYVTGRDDYKKYSSVCRTTQKMVNMLKQMNPNDPSRIELTDKLLEKLYNIGVIPTRQSLKECEKLSVSSFCRRRLSTVLVRLKFAEHLKEAVTYIEQGHIRVGPETVTDPAFLVTRNMEDFITWVDSSKIKRKVMQYNDKLDDYDIMN; encoded by the exons ATGAGGAAGCTCAAGTACCATGAGAAGAAGCTGTTGAAGAAAGTCGACTTCTTGTCATGGAAGAGAGAAGGAGGTCACAGAGAGGCCACGGTTATGCAACGTTACTACGTCACGGGCCGCGACGATTACAAAAA GTATTCGAGTGTGTGCAGGACTACTCAGAAGATGGTGAACATGTTGAAACAGATGAACCCGAACGACCCGAGTCGGATTGAATTGACTGATAAGCTTTTGGAAAAACT GTACAATATTGGTGTGATACCGACCAGGCAGAGCTTGAAAGAGTGTGAAAAATTGTCGGTGTCATCCTTCTGCAG ACGAAGGCTTTCAACTGTTTTGGTGCGATTGAAGTTTGCTGAGCACCTGAAGGAGGCTGTCACTTATATTGAGCAAGGGCATATCAGAGTGGGTCCAGAGACTGTTACTGACCCGGCATTTCTTGTGACAAGGAATATGGAAGACTTCATTACATGGGTGGATTCATCCAAGATCAAGAGAAAGGTTATGCAGTACAATGACAAGCTAGATGATTATGATATAATGAACTGA
- the LOC112190370 gene encoding transcription factor BIM2, with protein sequence MAKASKGNHDEFEDDDEENQAGKAEGQGREKNRSKHSETEQRRRSKINERFQKLREIIPENDQKRDKASFLLEVIEYIQFLHEKINLYEGSYQGWNPEPTKLIPWKSRHRPGENFADHSQVMNNGSGLENNVVASPAMLTNAQNSVESDLDSAAVYKALDHIRGLATPSVPNMNQQNIFDPIESIRAPTQPLQESNTDVENMASQSQYQLWPGITSTTVTDSKINRQDENKSVSISSAYSQGVLNNLTLSLQSSGVDLSQASINVELDVGNRADGGLKSMASSSQAHLRQCLNNQMMTHSQVSSYNENFEQAHKRFRTGES encoded by the exons ATGGCGAAGGCTTCCAAGGGCAACCATGATGAGTTTGAAGACGATGATGAAGAAAATCaagcag GGAAAGCAGAAGGGCAAGGTAGGGAGAAGAACCGGTCGAAACATTCCGAAACAGAGCAGAGAAGGAGGAGCAAGATTAATGAGAG ATTTCAAAAGTTGAGAGAGATCATACCCGAAAATGATCAGAAAAGAGATAAGGCTTCTTTCTTGTTAGAG GTTATAGAGTATATACAGTTTTTACATGAGAAGATAAATTTGTATGAGGGTTCATACCAAGGATGGAATCCAGAGCCAACGAAGTTGATCCCCTGG AAAAGTCGTCATAGGCCTGGAGAAAATTTTGCAGATCACTCTCAAGTCATGAACAATGGTTCTGGTCTGGAGAATAATGTTGTTGCCTCCCCTGCTATGCTCACCAATGCACAAAACTCAGTGGAATCTGACTTGGACTCTGCTGCTGTATACAAAGCACTAGATCACATTCGTGGACTAGCTACTCCATCCGTTCCTAATATGAACCAGCAAAACATCTTTGACCCTATTGAGAGCATTAGAGCTCCCACGCAACCATTGCAAGAATCTAATACTGATGTTGAGAACATGGCTTCTCAATCCCAATACCAATTGTGGCCGGGTATTACATCAACAACTGTTACAGACAGTAAAATTAATAGGCAGGATGAAAATAAATCAGTTAGCATCTCAAGTGCCTACTCTCAAGG GGTATTGAATAATCTGACCCTGTCACTGCAATCCTCTGGTGTGGATTTGTCCCAGGCCAGCATCAATGTTGAACTTGATGTTGGAAATCGAGCAGACGGTGGCCTGAAATCAATGGCATCTAGTTCACAG GCTCATCTCAGACAATGCTTGAACAATCAAATGATGACGCATTCTCAGGTAAGCAGCTATAACGAGAACTTTGAACAAGCTCATAAGCGGTTCAGAACAGGAGAAAGCTAG
- the LOC112190788 gene encoding uncharacterized protein LOC112190788 isoform X2 yields the protein MRGGDSTKRIYSRKSQSTLGAVPASELMNIEIDDLPDVVLVEILCRLPCYKFVSKCKCVFKRWCNVMSGPYFLGRFLCLQSDREQTPIIRTLITNKGEEFLTRMSSSAKPLALLFERLMSSHHLEQEPVVVATYNDLVLCCTTWGYYQRDYYICNPCTVQWVPVPPPPRVYRYTPVGFMCDLPYYNCTKDDQGGSFIQVNAEYMCTIVRLILRKRSVCKLKVQIFSSDTGEWKTSTISIPSGFVSDTVPLERSFSYNGMPYFVGDEPGDQNFLMGLDPFMINNSNSALSLSSTSRNSTNDDDIIDHYKCRFIRFDDPNSFLLRYLGEYRGCLHMCDYHDHTSALFVRELKEEEMHGGAGKLCLEGMMKDYSLDIKMVPGYDIVDLQFLDPNNEDIYIYTLAKTLSGTTFEQEIG from the coding sequence ATGAGAGGTGGTGATAGTACCAAAAGAATTTACTCTAGAAAATCCCAGTCGACCTTGGGAGCAGTACCGGCCTCTGAGTTGATGAATATTGAAATTGATGATCTCCCGGATGTTGTGTTGGTTGAAATTCTTTGTCGGCTTCCATGCTATAAGTTTGTTTCAAAATGCAAGTGCGTGTTCAAACGTTGGTGCAATGTCATGTCCGGTCCTTATTTTCTTGGCCGCTTTCTATGTCTCCAGAGTGATCGTGAGCAAACACCAATAATTCGTACTCTGATAACCAACAAAGGGGAGGAGTTCCTTACTAGAATGTCATCGTCCGCCAAGCCGCTAGCTCTGTTGTTTGAAAGACTCATGAGTTCTCACCATTTGGAACAAGAGCCGGTAGTGGTAGCTACGTATAATGACTTGGTTTTGTGCTGTACAACCTGGGGCTATTATCAACGTGATTACTACATCTGCAATCCGTGCACAGTTCAGTGGGTTCCTGTTCCTCCCCCTCCTCGAGTTTACCGGTATACACCAGTGGGATTCATGTGTGATCTTCCCTACTATAACTGTACGAAAGATGATCAGGGAGGAAGTTTCATTCAGGTCAATGCTGAGTATATGTGCACGATAGTGAGATTAATTCTTCGTAAGAGATCTGTCTGCAAACTCAAAGTGCAAATCTTCTCCTCTGATACCGGTGAATGGAAAACATCAACTATATCAATTCCATCAGGCTTTGTTTCAGACACCGTCCCTCTAGAGAGGAGCTTCAGTTACAATGGCATGCCGTATTTTGTGGGTGATGAACCTGGTGATCAAAATTTTCTTATGGGGTTGGATCCATTCATGATCAACAATAGTAACAGTGCTCTTAGTTTATCTAGTACTAGCCGTAATAGTACTAATGATGATGATATCATTGATCACTATAAATGTCGTTTCATTCGATTTGATGATCCAAACTCTTTTCTACTTCGGTATCTTGGTGAATACAGAGGGTGTCTGCACATGTGCGACTATCATGATCATACCTCTGCTCTTTTTGTTCGGGagttgaaagaagaagaaatgcatGGAGGAGCTGGCAAATTATGTTTGGAAGGCATGATGAAGGATTATTCACTGGACATAAAAATGGTTCCGGGTTATGATATTGTTGATTTACAATTTTTAGACCCCAATAACGaggatatttatatatatacattggCAAAGACATTGTCAGGTACAACATTCGAACAAGAGATTGGTTAA
- the LOC112190788 gene encoding uncharacterized protein LOC112190788 isoform X1 has product MGEGTCKTEKHSDSQFDYLVPAAMRGGDSTKRIYSRKSQSTLGAVPASELMNIEIDDLPDVVLVEILCRLPCYKFVSKCKCVFKRWCNVMSGPYFLGRFLCLQSDREQTPIIRTLITNKGEEFLTRMSSSAKPLALLFERLMSSHHLEQEPVVVATYNDLVLCCTTWGYYQRDYYICNPCTVQWVPVPPPPRVYRYTPVGFMCDLPYYNCTKDDQGGSFIQVNAEYMCTIVRLILRKRSVCKLKVQIFSSDTGEWKTSTISIPSGFVSDTVPLERSFSYNGMPYFVGDEPGDQNFLMGLDPFMINNSNSALSLSSTSRNSTNDDDIIDHYKCRFIRFDDPNSFLLRYLGEYRGCLHMCDYHDHTSALFVRELKEEEMHGGAGKLCLEGMMKDYSLDIKMVPGYDIVDLQFLDPNNEDIYIYTLAKTLSGTTFEQEIG; this is encoded by the coding sequence TTGGTTCCAGCTGCCATGAGAGGTGGTGATAGTACCAAAAGAATTTACTCTAGAAAATCCCAGTCGACCTTGGGAGCAGTACCGGCCTCTGAGTTGATGAATATTGAAATTGATGATCTCCCGGATGTTGTGTTGGTTGAAATTCTTTGTCGGCTTCCATGCTATAAGTTTGTTTCAAAATGCAAGTGCGTGTTCAAACGTTGGTGCAATGTCATGTCCGGTCCTTATTTTCTTGGCCGCTTTCTATGTCTCCAGAGTGATCGTGAGCAAACACCAATAATTCGTACTCTGATAACCAACAAAGGGGAGGAGTTCCTTACTAGAATGTCATCGTCCGCCAAGCCGCTAGCTCTGTTGTTTGAAAGACTCATGAGTTCTCACCATTTGGAACAAGAGCCGGTAGTGGTAGCTACGTATAATGACTTGGTTTTGTGCTGTACAACCTGGGGCTATTATCAACGTGATTACTACATCTGCAATCCGTGCACAGTTCAGTGGGTTCCTGTTCCTCCCCCTCCTCGAGTTTACCGGTATACACCAGTGGGATTCATGTGTGATCTTCCCTACTATAACTGTACGAAAGATGATCAGGGAGGAAGTTTCATTCAGGTCAATGCTGAGTATATGTGCACGATAGTGAGATTAATTCTTCGTAAGAGATCTGTCTGCAAACTCAAAGTGCAAATCTTCTCCTCTGATACCGGTGAATGGAAAACATCAACTATATCAATTCCATCAGGCTTTGTTTCAGACACCGTCCCTCTAGAGAGGAGCTTCAGTTACAATGGCATGCCGTATTTTGTGGGTGATGAACCTGGTGATCAAAATTTTCTTATGGGGTTGGATCCATTCATGATCAACAATAGTAACAGTGCTCTTAGTTTATCTAGTACTAGCCGTAATAGTACTAATGATGATGATATCATTGATCACTATAAATGTCGTTTCATTCGATTTGATGATCCAAACTCTTTTCTACTTCGGTATCTTGGTGAATACAGAGGGTGTCTGCACATGTGCGACTATCATGATCATACCTCTGCTCTTTTTGTTCGGGagttgaaagaagaagaaatgcatGGAGGAGCTGGCAAATTATGTTTGGAAGGCATGATGAAGGATTATTCACTGGACATAAAAATGGTTCCGGGTTATGATATTGTTGATTTACAATTTTTAGACCCCAATAACGaggatatttatatatatacattggCAAAGACATTGTCAGGTACAACATTCGAACAAGAGATTGGTTAA
- the LOC112188424 gene encoding rhamnogalacturonan I rhamnosyltransferase 1 — MCKAGDFERCDYRTEWKMGYKVLSNVEKLKNSIFKMNSWLLIMRAIVTALVWASAVQLIGIWLIRGPRVFKVWPPCNQLDLHVASELPKLPIPVFPPKRVYKNNGYLMVSCNGGLNQMRAAICDMVAIARYLNVTLIVPELDKNSFWAASEFQDIFDVNHFIRSLRDEVRILKKLPPKLNKRAVYSLPPVSWSNISYYIHQILPLVRKYKVVHLNKTDARVANNGLPLEIQKLRCRVNFHGLRFTSQIEETGRKLVRILREKGPFLVLHLRYEMDMLAFSGCSHGCTNDEVEELNTMRYANPLWKEKDIDSEMKRVEGLCPLTPEETALVLVALGIDHNVQIYIAAGDIYGGDRRMEGLKAAFPNVVRKETLLEPSELRFFPNHSSQMAALDYLVSLESDIFVPTYDGNMAKVVEGHRRFLGFKKTILLDRRLLIGLIDQFTSGSLSWDEFSSIVKEAHADRMGSPKKRVSIVDKPKEEDYFYSNPHECLQLLDKPLRTT, encoded by the exons ATGTGCAAAGCAGGGGACTTTGAGAGGTGTGATTACAGAACAGAGTGGAAGATGGGATACAAGGTTTTGAGTAATGTAGAGAAATTGAAGAACTCAATTTTCAAGATGAACTCATGGTTGTTGATCATGAGAGCAATTGTGACAGCTTTGGTTTGGGCCTCTGCGGTTCAGTTGATTGGGATTTGGTTGATTAGAGGGCCAAGAGTGTTCAAGGTTTGGCCTCCTTGTAATCAATTAGATTTGCACGTTGCTTCTGAATTGCCGAAGCTTCCAATCCCAGTTTTCCCACCAAAGA GGGTTTATAAGAATAATGGGTATCTAATGGTTTCTTGCAATGGAGGATTGAATCAAATGCGAGCAGCG ATTTGTGATATGGTTGCAATTGCCAGATATTTGAATGTGACTCTTATCGTTCCAGAGCTGGATAAGAACTCATTTTGGGCTGCGAG TGAGTTTCAAGACATTTTCGATGTTAATCATTTCATTAGATCATTGAGAGATGAGGTTCGGATACTAAAGAAACTGCCCCCAAAGCTCAACAAGAGAGCAGTATACTCATTGCCACCTGTTAGTTGGTCCAACATTTCCTACTACATTCATCAG ATCCTACCGCTGGTGCGAAAGTATAAAGTAGTGCATTTGAACAAAACCGATGCTCGAGTGGCTAACAATGGGCTACCCCTTGAGATTCAGAAGTTGAGATGCAGAGTCAATTTCCATGGTCTGAGATTTACTTCCCAGATAGAGGAAACCGGTCGAAAGCTTGTCAGAATTTTAAGAGAAAAAGGCCCTTTTCTGGTGCTTCATCTCAGATATGAAATGGACATGTTGGCATTCTCTGGCTGCAGCCATGGTTGCACCAATGATGAGGTGGAAGAACTCAACACAATGAG ATATGCTAATCCATTGTGGAAGGAAAAAGACATTGATTCTGAAATGAAAAGGGTAGAAGGCTTGTGCCCTCTAACACCAGAGGAAACTGCTCTGGTATTGGTTGCATTAGGTATAGATCACAATGTTCAGATTTATATTGCTGCCGGAGACATATACGGTGGAGATCGAAGAATGGAAGGTTTGAAAGCTGCTTTTCCTAATGTG GTCAGGAAAGAGACGCTGCTCGAGCCTTCGGAATTGAGGTTCTTCCCAAACCACTCTTCTCAAATGGCAGCATTGGACTACCTTGTGTCTCTGGAGAGTGACATTTTCGTTCCTACATACGATGGAAACATGGCCAAAGTTGTTGAAGGCCATCGCAG GTTCTTAGGTTTCAAAAAGACTATTTTACTAGACAGAAGGCTTCTCATTGGTTTGATAGATCAGTTTACTAGTGGATCATTGAGCTGGGATGAGTTCTCTTCCATTGTGAAGGAAGCTCATGCCGATCGGATGGGGAGCCCGAAAAAACGAGTTTCTATTGTTGAtaaaccaaaagaagaagactACTTCTACTCAAATCCACATGAATGTTTGCAACTGTTAGATAAGCCATTGAGAACAACATGA
- the LOC112185130 gene encoding DEAD-box ATP-dependent RNA helicase 10 produces MEESQRLLASGMFKAGQFNVLICTDIAIRDLDIPSVDIIISYDIPSNPQYYVYRIGRTACDGRSGVAISLVNQYELEWYTKIEKLIGKELPEFPAQEEEVLQFLEPVKEAKILAESKTSGSGDKKERMVKRILKSSLC; encoded by the exons ATGGAAGAG TCGCAAAGACTTCTTGCCTCAGGTATGTTCAAAGCTGGACAGTTTAATGTACTTATCTGCACAGATATAGCAATTAGAGATTTGGATATTCCATCAGTCGATATTATTATTAGTTATGACATCCCCTCAAATCCTCAG TACTATGTCTATCGAATAGGACGAACCGCTTGTGACGGACGATCTGGAGTTGCAATCTCTCTAGTAAATCAGTATGAATTGGAGTGGTATACGAAGATAGAGAAGCTTATCG GCAAAGAGTTACCTGAATTTCCTGCTCAAGAAGAGGAAGTCCTACAATTTCTTGAACCTGTCAAAGAAGCCAAAATATTGGCCGAATCA AAAACAAGCGGAAGTGGAGACAAGAAAGAAAGGATGGTGAAGAGGATATTGAAAAGTAGTctttgttga